Proteins encoded by one window of Fischerella sp. PCC 9605:
- a CDS encoding lasso peptide, with protein sequence MKNQYSAPQLTFHGDVAEITQILGGESRKDFLFFSGNAVSDGNDLGSRDVFCDGKGGGLGNCK encoded by the coding sequence ATGAAAAATCAATACAGCGCTCCCCAACTTACTTTTCACGGAGATGTTGCCGAGATTACACAAATTCTTGGTGGTGAATCCAGGAAAGATTTTTTGTTTTTCTCTGGCAATGCTGTATCAGATGGTAATGACCTCGGTTCAAGGGATGTATTCTGCGATGGTAAAGGAGGTGGATTGGGGAATTGTAAATAA
- a CDS encoding lasso peptide gives MKKTYSTPILTTHGSVEAITQMFGTSKREDFLFFSGNASSPNGTVSLTGGTGSVDGILFRCDENGLPEKCPKK, from the coding sequence ATGAAAAAAACCTACAGCACACCCATACTCACTACTCATGGCAGTGTAGAAGCTATTACCCAAATGTTTGGTACTAGTAAACGAGAAGATTTCTTATTCTTCAGTGGTAATGCTTCTTCCCCCAACGGAACCGTTAGTCTTACTGGCGGTACGGGTTCTGTAGACGGTATTCTGTTTAGGTGCGATGAGAACGGTCTACCAGAGAAGTGCCCAAAGAAGTAG
- a CDS encoding lasso peptide isopeptide bond-forming cyclase codes for MSGIMGTYHLDGSPVNRKYLEKMVDVLAHRGPDDADIWVGESVGFAHRLLWTTPESLLEKLPLVDQYENLVITSDARLDNREELLSKLQAFSCSPDKITDSQIILAAYQKWGEQCPEHLLGDFAFAIWDRQKQILFCARDHFGVKPFYYHHQPGKAFVFASEIKALFCLPQVPRRLDEVRIGDYLALMMEDKAITTYKDILRLPPAHCMVVSQSGIQLWSYWSLDLHREIRLASNEAYAEEFRQIFTEAVRCRLRSAFPVVSHLSGGLDSSAVTCVARDILAETGKTPLHTISSIFDKITECDERPFINAVLEQGGLIPHYVHGDEFGPLSNLDSIFQYEDEALLGPSHFYPWIVNCAAKELGLRISLDGFDGDTTVSHGVARLTELGRQGKWQTLIQEAKAIAPHHNISPYAVFRHYGLPFLRDLVKQWRWIEFARAVQLIHKHFGASRKLLIIYHGIKPIWEQIQRFWKRGHKQRTSSHSSLSETPLVNHHFAERIRLDERIQTLNPPRESPLTLKEEHWRSLNQGILAYTLEQMDQYAAMFSLEARHPFMDKRLIEFCVALPAEQKLYQGWGRMVMRRALAGILPEKIQWRGGKTNMSPNFNDGLLNRDRQILDQVMSHKVKHLEKYINLDFLQAAYQRMNSAGNQVSDDDCMAVWQAVSLALWIDYKKVIP; via the coding sequence ATGAGTGGCATCATGGGAACTTACCATCTTGATGGTTCTCCTGTAAATCGCAAATATCTAGAGAAGATGGTAGATGTCCTGGCACATCGGGGTCCTGATGATGCAGATATCTGGGTTGGAGAGTCTGTAGGTTTCGCGCATCGCCTGCTGTGGACAACACCAGAGTCTTTACTAGAAAAGTTACCTTTAGTTGACCAATATGAGAATTTAGTTATTACATCAGATGCTCGCTTAGATAACCGAGAAGAATTGTTGTCTAAGTTACAGGCTTTTAGCTGTTCGCCTGATAAAATTACGGATAGTCAAATAATCTTGGCTGCTTATCAAAAATGGGGTGAGCAATGCCCAGAGCATCTACTGGGTGATTTCGCCTTTGCGATTTGGGATCGGCAAAAACAAATTCTCTTTTGTGCTAGAGACCATTTTGGAGTCAAGCCTTTTTACTACCACCATCAGCCAGGCAAAGCCTTTGTATTTGCCTCAGAGATTAAGGCACTGTTTTGTTTACCGCAAGTACCGCGCCGACTCGATGAGGTGAGAATTGGCGATTATTTGGCATTGATGATGGAAGATAAAGCCATCACTACATATAAAGATATCTTGCGACTTCCCCCTGCCCACTGTATGGTGGTCAGTCAATCAGGAATACAGTTATGGTCTTACTGGTCACTTGATTTGCACCGGGAGATTCGCTTAGCTTCCAACGAAGCTTACGCAGAGGAATTTCGGCAAATATTCACAGAAGCGGTACGTTGTCGTTTGCGTAGCGCCTTCCCTGTTGTCAGTCACCTGAGTGGTGGGTTAGATTCTTCTGCCGTTACCTGTGTGGCACGGGATATACTTGCGGAAACTGGAAAAACTCCACTGCACACCATATCAAGTATTTTTGACAAAATTACTGAATGTGATGAGCGTCCTTTTATCAATGCTGTATTAGAACAGGGAGGGCTCATTCCTCACTACGTTCATGGTGATGAGTTCGGTCCGTTATCCAATCTAGATAGCATTTTTCAGTATGAAGATGAAGCCTTACTAGGGCCAAGTCATTTCTATCCTTGGATAGTGAACTGCGCTGCCAAGGAACTAGGATTGCGGATTTCCCTTGATGGTTTTGATGGTGACACCACAGTCAGTCATGGTGTAGCTAGATTGACAGAATTGGGACGCCAAGGAAAATGGCAAACTCTCATTCAGGAAGCAAAAGCCATTGCACCACACCATAATATTTCACCATATGCAGTGTTTCGGCATTATGGATTACCATTCCTGCGGGATTTAGTCAAGCAGTGGCGATGGATAGAATTTGCTAGAGCAGTGCAACTAATTCACAAGCATTTTGGTGCTTCACGCAAACTTTTAATTATTTATCACGGAATTAAACCTATTTGGGAACAAATACAGCGATTTTGGAAGAGAGGGCACAAACAAAGAACATCTTCTCATTCCTCTTTGTCTGAGACTCCCTTAGTTAACCATCACTTTGCCGAACGCATTCGTCTAGATGAGCGAATTCAAACGTTAAACCCTCCTCGCGAATCACCGCTGACGTTAAAAGAAGAACATTGGCGCAGTTTAAATCAAGGTATATTAGCCTACACCCTAGAACAAATGGATCAATATGCGGCGATGTTTTCTTTAGAAGCCCGCCATCCATTTATGGATAAGCGATTAATAGAATTTTGTGTAGCATTACCCGCTGAGCAAAAGTTATACCAAGGATGGGGAAGAATGGTGATGCGTCGTGCTTTAGCAGGTATCCTTCCGGAAAAAATTCAGTGGCGTGGCGGAAAAACAAATATGTCGCCAAATTTTAACGATGGGTTACTCAACCGCGATCGCCAAATTCTCGATCAGGTGATGTCCCACAAAGTTAAGCATCTGGAAAAATACATTAACTTAGATTTCCTGCAAGCAGCTTATCAACGGATGAACTCAGCAGGAAACCAAGTTAGTGACGATGACTGTATGGCAGTTTGGCAGGCGGTCAGCCTTGCTTTGTGGATTGACTACAAAAAAGTCATTCCTTAA
- a CDS encoding lasso peptide biosynthesis B2 protein: protein MRRLHKLLRLGAGERNLLVTTLILLGGVRLGLWLLPFRNLLKLLEKISQPSRRSHSPNQVTLSKIIWAVNAVTRCMPGVKCLARALTTHVIMNQYGYASQLRIGVAKTELGKLEAHAWIEHQGRVVIGNLSDLYRFIPLPSLEGVKL from the coding sequence ATGAGACGGCTGCATAAGTTACTCAGGCTAGGGGCTGGAGAACGCAACCTTCTAGTCACAACCTTAATCTTACTAGGTGGCGTTAGGTTAGGGCTGTGGTTGCTACCGTTTAGAAACCTGTTAAAGCTGTTAGAAAAAATCAGTCAACCAAGTAGGCGATCCCATTCTCCCAACCAAGTCACCCTGAGCAAAATTATTTGGGCTGTTAACGCTGTAACTCGCTGTATGCCTGGTGTCAAGTGTCTGGCTCGTGCCTTGACTACCCATGTAATTATGAACCAGTACGGATACGCATCACAACTTCGCATTGGTGTTGCCAAGACAGAGTTAGGAAAACTAGAAGCTCATGCTTGGATTGAGCATCAGGGAAGAGTTGTAATCGGTAATCTTTCGGATCTTTACCGCTTTATCCCGTTGCCATCCTTAGAAGGAGTGAAACTATGA
- a CDS encoding lasso peptide biosynthesis PqqD family chaperone, translating to MNSKTLERNILKDSIVVASAEQISSDLGGEAVILNIKSGTYHGLNEVGARIWNLIQKPKTVKDITAVLLQEYEVEAEQCDRDAIALLEDLFGAGLINVTNETAA from the coding sequence ATGAACTCAAAAACACTGGAGCGTAACATCTTAAAAGATTCAATAGTAGTAGCATCTGCTGAGCAAATCTCTTCCGATCTAGGCGGCGAAGCAGTAATTCTCAATATCAAGTCGGGTACTTATCATGGTTTGAATGAGGTAGGAGCGCGGATCTGGAATTTGATTCAAAAACCGAAGACCGTGAAAGATATCACGGCAGTTCTGCTGCAAGAGTATGAAGTTGAAGCTGAGCAGTGCGATCGCGATGCGATCGCATTACTAGAAGACTTGTTTGGTGCGGGATTAATCAATGTCACGAATGAGACGGCTGCATAA
- a CDS encoding M16 family metallopeptidase: MTSTLLKFPRLNAPKLHQLPNGLTIIAEQMAVEAVNLNLWVNVGSAAEADAINGMAHFLEHMIFKGTERLISGEFERRIEERGAVTNAATSQDYTHYYITTAPKDFAELAQLQIDVVTNASIPDDAFERERLVILEEIRRSEDNPRRRTYRRAMETAFERLPYRRPVLGPEEVISQLRPQQMRDFHATWYKPQSITAVAVGNLPVEELIEIVADGFTQTNNHQPTTNKQQPTIAPEPPFIEIIRHEFVDESLQQARLVMVWRVPGLDQLNETYALDILAAILGHGRTSRLVRDLREEQGLVSHISVSNMTHKLQGTFYISVHCPVENIAAVEEAIAQHIRRLQTEIVKASEIDRVCKRVANRFIFGNETPSDRAGLYGYYQTLVGDLEPAFDYPNHIQAQDVNDLMQAAQKYLSPDAYGVVVLKPHS, translated from the coding sequence ATGACCTCGACCCTGCTGAAATTTCCTCGTCTGAATGCGCCTAAGCTACACCAGTTACCGAATGGTTTAACAATCATAGCGGAGCAAATGGCGGTGGAAGCAGTTAACCTAAATTTGTGGGTTAACGTTGGTTCAGCCGCAGAAGCGGATGCGATTAACGGCATGGCTCATTTTTTAGAGCATATGATTTTTAAGGGGACTGAGCGACTGATAAGCGGCGAGTTTGAACGTCGGATAGAAGAGCGGGGTGCTGTTACGAATGCTGCTACTAGCCAGGATTATACTCATTACTACATCACCACTGCTCCCAAAGACTTTGCTGAACTTGCCCAGTTGCAAATTGATGTAGTAACTAATGCTAGTATTCCTGACGATGCCTTTGAACGAGAGCGATTAGTTATTTTAGAAGAAATTAGACGTTCTGAAGATAATCCTCGCCGCCGCACTTACAGAAGAGCAATGGAGACGGCGTTTGAGAGACTACCATACCGGCGTCCGGTATTAGGGCCAGAAGAGGTAATTTCTCAACTCCGACCTCAACAAATGCGTGATTTTCACGCTACTTGGTATAAACCCCAGTCAATTACTGCTGTAGCTGTGGGTAATTTGCCAGTGGAAGAATTAATTGAAATTGTCGCCGACGGATTTACACAAACCAATAACCACCAACCAACAACCAACAAACAACAACCAACAATTGCTCCCGAACCTCCGTTTATTGAAATTATCCGGCATGAATTTGTTGACGAAAGTCTCCAGCAAGCACGGCTAGTAATGGTTTGGCGAGTTCCAGGGTTAGACCAACTCAATGAAACTTATGCCTTGGATATTTTGGCAGCAATTTTAGGACATGGGCGGACATCGAGACTGGTAAGGGATTTGCGCGAAGAACAAGGACTGGTTTCCCATATTTCTGTGAGCAATATGACTCATAAACTACAGGGAACATTTTATATTTCTGTCCATTGTCCAGTAGAAAATATTGCTGCTGTGGAAGAAGCGATCGCTCAACATATTAGAAGACTGCAAACAGAGATAGTCAAAGCATCAGAAATCGATCGCGTGTGCAAACGAGTAGCGAATAGGTTTATTTTTGGTAACGAAACACCAAGCGATCGCGCTGGTTTGTATGGCTATTATCAGACCTTGGTAGGAGATTTGGAACCAGCCTTTGACTATCCAAATCACATTCAAGCACAGGATGTAAATGACCTAATGCAAGCCGCTCAAAAGTATCTTTCCCCGGATGCTTACGGCGTGGTTGTGCTTAAGCCACATAGTTAG